The proteins below come from a single Candidatus Poribacteria bacterium genomic window:
- a CDS encoding Ldh family oxidoreductase has protein sequence MPIVSHDVLRKFVYDIYRGAGGTQEDARIVSDHVVDSNLVGHDSHGVINAPNYIGGMEGGPAADKMEIVRESGAATVINANGALGMVAARKAMEMAVRKAESCTIGAVGLHRCGHAGRMGEYPPIAARAGMIGIVLLNGGGRFMHPHGGTSRRLPPNPIAISVPRQGGEPLLLDMTLSVVAGGKLLVQTARGESIPEGWMIDAEGKPLTDPNAFRERPQDTAVMPLGGFQFGHKGFGLGVMIDAIAGGLSWAGCSREQPTRGASGIVMFAIKIEDFIDLADYEQEIAHLVEWVKSSARLPNVDEIYVPGEFEERSREKRIREGIPIEEPTWNRLVEAAERFDVAVPI, from the coding sequence ATGCCAATTGTATCCCATGATGTTTTAAGAAAGTTTGTGTATGACATATATCGTGGTGCTGGTGGTACACAGGAGGACGCACGTATCGTTAGTGACCACGTTGTCGATTCTAACCTCGTCGGACACGATTCGCACGGTGTTATCAACGCACCGAACTACATCGGCGGCATGGAAGGCGGTCCCGCCGCAGATAAGATGGAAATTGTCAGGGAAAGCGGTGCAGCAACTGTTATCAATGCCAACGGTGCCCTCGGCATGGTTGCCGCTCGTAAAGCGATGGAGATGGCTGTTAGAAAAGCAGAAAGCTGCACTATTGGTGCAGTTGGCTTACATCGGTGTGGACACGCAGGGCGGATGGGTGAATATCCACCGATTGCCGCACGTGCTGGCATGATCGGGATCGTTCTACTCAATGGCGGTGGACGCTTCATGCATCCCCATGGTGGTACTTCTCGGAGACTGCCTCCGAATCCGATTGCGATCTCAGTGCCGCGTCAGGGTGGCGAACCACTTCTCCTTGATATGACGCTCAGTGTCGTCGCAGGGGGAAAACTACTCGTCCAGACGGCGCGCGGTGAATCTATACCGGAGGGTTGGATGATAGATGCCGAAGGTAAACCGCTCACGGATCCGAATGCGTTTCGTGAACGTCCACAGGACACAGCCGTTATGCCACTTGGTGGTTTTCAGTTTGGACACAAGGGGTTTGGACTCGGTGTGATGATAGATGCCATCGCCGGTGGACTTTCTTGGGCCGGATGTAGCCGGGAACAACCGACCCGCGGCGCGAGTGGCATTGTAATGTTTGCAATTAAAATTGAAGATTTCATCGACTTAGCGGATTATGAACAGGAGATTGCGCATCTTGTGGAGTGGGTAAAGTCATCCGCCCGGTTGCCCAATGTTGACGAAATCTATGTACCTGGAGAATTTGAGGAACGGAGCCGCGAGAAACGTATACGTGAAGGGATTCCGATTGAAGAGCCGACGTGGAATCGTCTCGTGGAAGCCGCAGAACGTTTCGATGTTGCGGTTCCCATATAG
- a CDS encoding phytanoyl-CoA dioxygenase family protein, translating into MLQIKSALDSERLDVVEHDLREVGFHVIENVITDEEADEAREAVWKMVKDDIANGHDHSYGDGKIRRVWAIVGKSPIFRYFIQHPTVVAVWKRMLGEDVIASTFTANIVGPGAPSGGWHIDYPYWAMQSPFPSGSLTGQTVWMLDDFTEENGATACIPESHKTLRRPELGEAEGLEMSIAVAPKGSIMFTNGAIWHQSRANLTDTPRVGLLGMYNRSVIYPQEDMPRQLTDNELADESDVLKQLLGRNIQFRDPDHGQNWHRTDGGFRQA; encoded by the coding sequence ATGCTACAAATCAAATCAGCATTGGATTCAGAAAGGCTTGACGTTGTTGAACACGACCTGCGCGAAGTCGGTTTCCATGTCATCGAAAATGTGATTACCGACGAAGAAGCAGACGAAGCGCGCGAAGCAGTCTGGAAAATGGTGAAAGACGATATCGCCAACGGACACGACCACAGTTACGGCGATGGTAAAATTCGTCGCGTTTGGGCAATCGTCGGAAAATCACCTATCTTCCGCTATTTTATCCAGCACCCGACCGTGGTGGCGGTGTGGAAACGGATGCTCGGTGAAGATGTTATCGCCTCAACGTTTACAGCGAACATCGTTGGACCCGGCGCACCGTCAGGCGGTTGGCATATCGACTACCCGTATTGGGCGATGCAATCTCCCTTTCCGTCCGGTTCGTTGACGGGTCAAACGGTCTGGATGTTAGACGATTTCACAGAAGAGAACGGGGCAACGGCGTGTATTCCAGAATCACACAAAACACTCCGCCGTCCCGAATTAGGAGAAGCCGAGGGACTTGAGATGAGCATTGCTGTCGCACCGAAGGGCTCTATCATGTTCACGAACGGCGCGATCTGGCATCAGTCTCGGGCGAACCTAACGGACACACCCCGCGTCGGTCTACTCGGTATGTATAACCGTTCAGTCATCTATCCGCAAGAGGACATGCCGCGTCAGCTGACCGATAACGAATTGGCAGACGAAAGCGATGTGCTGAAACAGTTATTGGGCAGAAATATTCAGTTCCGTGATCCAGATCACGGGCAGAATTGGCATCGCACGGATGGCGGATTTCGTCAGGCGTAA
- a CDS encoding NAD-dependent epimerase/dehydratase family protein, with protein MKKQESHDFRRGSIKVLVIGGTGNISRGIVAALQNRNHEVVLFNRGQHADPPPPDARVIRGDRKNREDFEAKVGAENWDAVIDMISFNAEDAASALRACQGRVGHFVHCSTVMTYGPPFSGINLPETAPLQGTSGYGLGKIEADNLLLAAHARDGFPVTIFKPSYTHGPGMNLHRQVGGDGSWIDRLRKGKPILSAGDGLNYFQFLSSRDAGIAFTDVLGRSDCFGEIYNIVHPQARTWDEWHRAAADALGVDIEIVHVSQETLIAMAPERFSGLRGNFGHTQIFSHEKLSAVLPEFSPQVPVTESVAENIAWMDKHNLVPDSDADDLEDQIIETVRNLPRIR; from the coding sequence ATGAAGAAGCAAGAATCCCACGACTTTAGGCGTGGGAGTATCAAAGTTTTAGTCATCGGGGGCACAGGCAACATCAGTCGTGGAATTGTTGCCGCGCTGCAAAACCGAAACCATGAAGTCGTCCTTTTCAACCGCGGACAACACGCCGATCCACCGCCGCCAGATGCCCGTGTAATTCGCGGCGACCGAAAGAATCGTGAGGATTTCGAGGCGAAAGTTGGCGCAGAAAACTGGGATGCCGTGATTGATATGATTAGCTTCAACGCCGAGGATGCCGCCTCCGCACTTCGCGCATGTCAAGGACGCGTCGGACATTTTGTCCACTGTTCAACGGTGATGACCTACGGACCGCCGTTCAGTGGAATTAATCTTCCAGAAACGGCACCGTTGCAAGGCACATCGGGTTATGGGCTTGGCAAAATCGAAGCGGATAACCTCCTTTTGGCGGCTCACGCACGCGATGGATTCCCCGTAACCATTTTCAAGCCGTCCTATACACACGGTCCCGGTATGAACCTACATCGTCAAGTGGGTGGCGATGGCAGTTGGATCGATCGGTTACGAAAAGGGAAACCGATCCTCTCGGCAGGCGATGGATTAAATTATTTTCAATTCCTGTCATCTCGCGACGCTGGAATTGCGTTTACAGATGTACTCGGTAGATCTGACTGCTTCGGTGAAATATACAACATCGTCCATCCACAAGCGCGGACGTGGGACGAATGGCACCGTGCCGCGGCGGACGCACTCGGTGTTGACATAGAGATCGTGCATGTATCTCAAGAGACACTCATCGCGATGGCACCCGAACGGTTCAGCGGCTTGCGGGGCAACTTCGGGCATACCCAAATCTTCAGCCACGAGAAACTCTCAGCAGTATTACCTGAATTTAGTCCACAAGTCCCGGTTACAGAGAGTGTAGCAGAAAACATCGCGTGGATGGACAAACACAATCTCGTTCCGGATAGCGATGCAGACGATCTGGAAGATCAGATTATCGAGACGGTTCGCAATCTACCGCGTATTCGATAG
- a CDS encoding transposase has translation MAHKSHKIALRVNPKQDAWFHSQCGYARFACNNALAHFKAGLASGKFYSGIDLNNHFNTAKKAYDWTKAQDQRAALYAIRNLTEGIKRWKDKISGFPKFKKRGHRLSYTTDEQAVKVEGKRIKLPKIGWVRMFQELRFEGKIIRVTISKTAHRWFVSITVDTGTPNVSRDTRGLPVIGIDVGINSLATLDTGKHYDNPRPLKRYEKKLAREQRKLSRKEFLSNNWYKQKDKVAKLHYKIACIRNDAHHQATTEIVNIASAIGIETLKVTNMLKNRKLAKALSDSALGSFLEKRKSKAEVLGIPIIEAPQFFASSKTCSSCGYVKDELSLSEHVFHCEFCYTSIDRDQNAAINLKTLAVGNHTES, from the coding sequence ATGGCACATAAATCGCATAAGATAGCACTTCGGGTGAATCCTAAACAAGACGCATGGTTTCACAGCCAATGCGGTTATGCCCGATTTGCTTGTAATAACGCTCTGGCACATTTCAAAGCAGGTTTAGCTTCTGGTAAGTTCTACTCAGGAATTGATCTAAACAATCACTTCAATACAGCCAAAAAAGCGTATGACTGGACGAAAGCACAAGACCAGCGTGCTGCGTTATACGCTATCCGAAACCTAACAGAAGGCATAAAACGCTGGAAAGACAAGATTAGTGGGTTTCCAAAGTTCAAGAAGCGTGGGCATAGGTTATCCTACACCACAGACGAACAGGCAGTAAAGGTAGAGGGAAAGCGTATTAAGTTGCCCAAAATCGGTTGGGTACGCATGTTCCAAGAGTTGCGTTTTGAAGGTAAAATAATTCGTGTTACCATATCCAAGACTGCACACCGCTGGTTTGTATCTATCACCGTTGACACAGGAACACCGAATGTTTCACGTGATACACGTGGACTCCCTGTTATCGGCATAGATGTAGGTATCAACTCACTTGCCACACTTGATACTGGTAAACACTACGATAACCCAAGACCTTTGAAACGCTATGAGAAAAAACTTGCCCGTGAGCAACGCAAGTTAAGCCGTAAGGAGTTTCTATCTAATAACTGGTATAAGCAAAAAGATAAAGTTGCCAAACTGCACTATAAGATTGCTTGTATCCGAAATGACGCACACCACCAAGCGACCACAGAGATAGTCAATATAGCAAGTGCGATTGGAATAGAAACACTCAAAGTTACGAACATGCTCAAGAACAGAAAACTTGCCAAAGCATTATCTGATAGTGCGTTAGGTAGTTTCCTTGAGAAACGCAAATCCAAAGCAGAAGTGCTTGGGATCCCGATTATAGAAGCCCCACAATTCTTTGCGTCCAGTAAAACCTGTAGCAGTTGTGGGTATGTCAAAGACGAACTATCGTTATCAGAGCATGTATTTCATTGTGAGTTCTGTTATACCTCAATAGACAGAGACCAGAACGCTGCGATAAATCTCAAGACCCTCGCCGTGGGAAACCACACGGAGAGTTAA
- a CDS encoding AAA-like domain-containing protein, whose amino-acid sequence MKTFETRGPVDAARNYVVKRTAELADFVARVKQGRYIVIFAPRQTGKTTFFRWALDALAAEGIAYFPIQLDFEAYKNLTASVFYGELYKDIREEFEKVFQKRGHVPSEALHQYLAGTQVTDHLSMLRFFTGLENLLKPQRVVIIIDEFDGIPGSAVSDFLYSLRRIYLSGADSRCPYSLGIVGVKSITQLNYDRSISPFNIQDEFALPNFTFEQVQELLGQYTEAVGQPFASEVIRALHKQTAGQPFLVNRFAQVLTEELDIPITERINMTHFSEAHTRLLRERNVNVQHLITNIRRNPRFETLLMEIVSRDRGVDFNLDNEFISDLATYGILAEGTDGMCEVVNPIYQYRIMKAFQPLINGLECEYFPEDAEIDFLDYLAPDGQIRLEPLLDNFRNFIARAGYRILQVPETPKGFVGQYLLFAYLEQFVRLVQGRMYLEVHTGRGRMDILILHNSQKYIVETKIWEGERSYAAGKKQLAAYMQLEEAIEGYYVVFDHRKNPAPRTGTEIVDGFTIRSYVISVVQEPPSQVR is encoded by the coding sequence ATGAAAACTTTTGAGACGCGGGGCCCTGTAGATGCCGCGCGAAACTATGTCGTCAAGCGGACAGCCGAACTTGCAGATTTTGTTGCGCGGGTCAAACAAGGCCGCTACATCGTCATCTTTGCACCTCGGCAGACAGGAAAAACAACCTTTTTCCGATGGGCACTGGATGCCCTCGCAGCCGAAGGTATAGCGTATTTCCCCATCCAATTGGATTTTGAGGCATATAAAAACCTGACCGCCTCCGTTTTTTACGGTGAACTCTACAAGGATATTCGTGAAGAATTTGAAAAAGTTTTCCAAAAACGGGGACATGTGCCATCGGAAGCACTTCATCAATATTTGGCAGGGACCCAGGTAACCGATCATCTCTCAATGCTACGGTTCTTTACAGGACTCGAAAATCTGCTCAAACCGCAGCGTGTTGTGATTATCATTGACGAGTTTGATGGAATTCCGGGGAGTGCCGTCAGTGATTTTCTGTATTCGCTCCGCCGTATCTATCTCTCTGGGGCGGACTCGCGATGTCCTTACAGTCTTGGTATCGTCGGGGTCAAGAGTATAACGCAGCTCAACTATGACCGCTCTATCTCACCCTTCAATATTCAGGACGAGTTCGCCTTACCTAACTTTACCTTTGAACAGGTGCAGGAACTCCTTGGTCAGTACACTGAGGCTGTCGGGCAACCTTTCGCCTCTGAAGTCATTCGCGCACTTCATAAACAGACAGCCGGTCAACCCTTTCTTGTGAATCGCTTTGCACAGGTTCTCACTGAGGAATTGGACATCCCGATAACCGAGCGTATTAACATGACGCACTTTTCGGAAGCACACACGCGATTGCTACGCGAACGAAACGTCAACGTTCAGCATCTTATAACAAATATCCGAAGGAATCCGCGCTTTGAAACCCTTCTGATGGAAATCGTCTCTCGCGATAGAGGTGTGGATTTTAATCTGGATAACGAATTTATTTCGGATCTCGCGACTTATGGTATCCTCGCGGAAGGTACCGACGGAATGTGTGAGGTTGTCAACCCGATCTATCAGTATCGCATCATGAAAGCGTTCCAACCCCTGATAAACGGACTGGAGTGTGAATACTTTCCAGAGGACGCAGAAATCGATTTCTTAGATTATCTTGCACCCGACGGACAGATTCGACTGGAGCCTTTACTTGATAACTTTCGGAATTTTATCGCCCGGGCAGGCTATCGAATCCTGCAGGTGCCAGAGACCCCGAAAGGGTTCGTTGGGCAGTACCTTCTCTTTGCCTATCTTGAGCAGTTTGTGCGATTGGTGCAGGGACGAATGTACCTTGAAGTACATACAGGACGTGGTAGAATGGATATACTTATCCTGCACAATTCGCAAAAGTATATCGTTGAAACCAAGATTTGGGAGGGAGAGCGTTCATACGCGGCAGGAAAAAAACAACTCGCAGCGTATATGCAGTTAGAGGAAGCAATCGAGGGATACTATGTTGTGTTTGATCATCGGAAGAACCCAGCACCTCGGACAGGAACAGAGATTGTAGATGGTTTCACTATCCGGAGTTACGTTATCTCTGTGGTCCAAGAACCACCTTCACAAGTGAGATAA